Within the Bradyrhizobium ottawaense genome, the region TCGCAGATGATCCGCCCGCTGCGCGACGAGGTCGAGCGTTACGGCCATTTCTCGCTGGCGGCCGAGAGCATGTACGACCATCCCTTCCAGTGGGGATCCAAGCGCACCGGTCCCGATCTGGCGCGCGTCGGCGCCAAATATTCCGACGACTGGCATGTCACGCACCTGACCAATCCGCGCGCGATCGTGCCGCAATCGGTGATGCCCGGCTATCCGTTCCTGGCCGAAACCGAAGTCGATGCCTCGATCATGGCCGCGCATCTGGGCACCAGCCGCAGCGTCGGCGTGCCCTACACCGACGATCAGATCGCCAACGCGGTAGCGGACCTCAAGGCGCAGGCCGATCCTGATAATGCCGGGGTCGACGCCTTCACCAAGCGCTATCCGAAGGCGGTGGCGCGCAACTTCGACGGCAGGCCGGGCGCGCCGACCGAAATGGACGCCCTGATCGCGTACCTGCAGATGCTGGGCACGCTGGTCGACTTCAAGCTTTACAACGAAAAAGCC harbors:
- the ccoO gene encoding cytochrome-c oxidase, cbb3-type subunit II — its product is MSFWARHQVFEKNSIILIAGILAVIAIGGLVEITPLFYLKSTIEVVDGIRPYTPLELAGRNIYVREGCYLCHSQMIRPLRDEVERYGHFSLAAESMYDHPFQWGSKRTGPDLARVGAKYSDDWHVTHLTNPRAIVPQSVMPGYPFLAETEVDASIMAAHLGTSRSVGVPYTDDQIANAVADLKAQADPDNAGVDAFTKRYPKAVARNFDGRPGAPTEMDALIAYLQMLGTLVDFKLYNEKANLR